The genomic region CCCGCCTTCGGTCCTTTGAGCCAATATCTTCTGATTCGATAACGATAGGTTTCGTTGACCAAAACAAAATCCTCGTTTTTGGAAAGCGCAACTCCATTAGCAAAGTATAATTCTTTTAACAATACGGTCGTCTTACCCGTGGAAGGATCGTATTTCAAAAGACGGCCTCGCGGACGAGCCTCCATCAGATCGTAAAGATATTCTTGGCTTCCGTATTTGTCCGATGCGTCCGAAAAATAAACGGTTCCGTCCTTGGCCACGTCGAGGTCGTCCGTAAATCGAAACGGAATTCCTTCGGCTTCGGTTGTGAGAACCTTCACTTCTCCCTTGGTCCCGATTTGTAAAAGTCCCTTGTCCGCGTCGGCGACGATCAAACGTCCGTCGGGAAGCAACTTACTTCCGAGCGGCCTACCCGTTGTGGCGGCGTGCGCTTTCACGTTTCCTTCGGGAGAAATATGAATCACCTTTCCATTCTCGCAGGAAGCGAAGACGTTTCCAAGATCGTCCACTTCCATATCTTCGGGGCCTTGCAATTTTCCTAATCCGATCAGTTCCGCTTCGGATAAGAATGTATTGGGCGCGTAAACTCCCTCCATCGCAGGAGGTTCCGGCGGAAGATATACAAGAGGATCGATCGGAGAAGGTTTAACGATATAAAATACGATCCCGAATAAAATAAGAATAAAAACAACGGCAAGAATCCGATTCCGGTTCATGCAACCTCCGTTTAAGTTCTAAGACCCCAAAAAATTATGGGAGACGGGGTAAGAGTCAACAGCAATTTCCATTCTTTACGGAGAATGAAGCCTCGTCCATTTCGAGAAAGCCGTTTCGAAAAAGTCGGAACTACACCCTTCTCCACTTTCGCTTTCTATAAATCGCCTAAGCGAAATCGGTCCAGGATTTTAGTTGATTCCGGTTCCGAAGCCTTCCAAGCTGGTGCAGACCTCTCTGAAAGAATTCAAATTCTAAAAAGCGACAAAGTTGATTGCGAAATTATAATTAAGGTCCGTTAAGAACTATGAAAATAACCGAATCCATGGTCCACAGGCTGGGCGTTGAGTTCAAAGAATCCGATATCATCTTCGAAGAAAATCAGGAAGCGGAAGTGATGTATCTCATCGTCCGGGGAAAAGTCGGAATTCACAAAAAAGTAAAGGAAGCCTATAAACTCCTCGTAGAATTAAAAGAGGGCGATATGTTCGGCGAAATGGCACTGATCGATAAGACGCCTCGAAGCGCGCGAGCCGTAGCAAGAACGGATGTTTCGCTTATCGCAATCAACGAAGGCGCCTTTTTCAATCTCATCCAAACGAATCCCGGATTCTCCATGAAGATCGTAAAAATTCTTTCTTCCAGACTTCGGGAAACCAATAAGACGATCGCATCGCTTTTAAAAGCCGACAAAAAGAATTTAGTGACTTCCGCCTTGATCAGTTTTTCACAAACGAACGGACAAAAAGACGGAAACAATTACCGGATTCATCTCAGTCATTTTATCAAGTGGGCGATCCTTAGGGTCGGGTTGGAACACCAAGACTTGGTGAGTTCGATCAGTCTATTAGTAAAAGATAAAATGGTGGAACAGAGAAAAGAGGATCCTTCGACCTTAATCATCCGGGAGTCGCTTTTCAAATATACGGTGGATGCTTGAGCCTTACTAAGCCGACCTTGACAAAAAACCGAAAGAGACTTTTTTACTTAGACAACCTTCGTTCATTCGCTCTCTTACTCGGACTCGTATTTCACGTGGCGATCGTTTACGCCGCTGAAATTAAATATCCTCTCCGAAACGAGGAACGATCGGAGTTCTTCGACGTGTTCGGAGAATGGGTTCATATATTCAGAATGCCCTTATTCTTTTTTCTTTCGGGTTATTTCACCGAGGCGATTTTCCGCGCCAAGGCCCTGAAGGATTTTTTGAGGATGAGAATCTTTCGGATCTTCATTCCCACCGTGATCGGGATTCTTCTTTTTGCGCCGATGCAATCCTACATTTCGATCCTTCAATCCGGGGAAAAAATGTCGTATCTCGATTTCTATTTTAGAATATTCTTAAATGGGAATATACGTCCGTCGCATCTCTGGTTTTTATACTTCCTGATTCTTTTCACCGTGTTGCATATCCTCATACGGGGAGTCACGCTTCCTTTGACCGTGCTTTTAAAAAAGGACCCTTCGCAAAAAGGATTCGCGCAGGAATGGAAAACGATCCTCGTTTTCACATCGATCAGCTTTGTCGGAACATGTCTGATCAACTTCTACTTTATGAAGGACGATTCCTGGTTCGCGATCGAACCCGTGAACTTCGTATATAACTACACGTTTTTTCTTTGCGGAAGTCTTTTGATCTCAAAGGAGAATCTTCTTTTGGAACCGCAATCGGATCGATTTTGGATCTGGGCCCCTCTCGCGTTAGTCGCCTTTGCGGCGTTTTACGAAATCAGCAGGATCGATCCGTTCTGGTCTTACTTCGGTTATACGGGAAACTGGAGAAGAATCCTTCACATTCTCGCCAAATGCGCTACGGGTTGGTTGATGATCCGTCTTTTGATCGGACTTTTTCAGAAGTTCTGCGATTTCAAAAACGATCAAACCGAATATATGAGAACGGCGAGTTTGCCGATCTACCTCGTCCATCATCCCGTTTCCCTTTTGGTCGGCTACTTCGTGGTTCACACTTCCTTGAGTCTCGCGGCGAAATTCTCTCTGCATCTCCTTTTGGTTTTCGGAATCACATTCGCAATTTATCATTTTCTAATACGTCCGTTTCACTGGGTCAATCTGATCCTCGGAAACCAAACACAACCGAAAAAGAACCCATCAACTTAGGAGTCTCCCTTGAACTCGAATCTTAAAAAGAATTTTCTCAAACCGAACGCCGCGTTTTTGATTCCGATCTTTTTGTTTTTAGTCTGTTGCGAAAGCGGGAATTCTTCCCTGATCTCCTCGCCCGCAAACCGCGAGAAAAGCGGAAGCGCGATCGTTAAGTTCAGCATTCAACCGTATAAAGGAACCGTAATCAAATCGGGAGAAGAGATTCTTCCCTTTAAAGTTTTGGAAACGGATAAGAATATCGCCTTGGTCGAAGTGGACGCTCCCGTTTATAAGGACGGCAAAGGAATCGAACTGAAATTCTCCTCTCCCGGTTTTCAAAATTCCTCCTATCGAGCAAAGTCCACGGAAGAATTGAACGAAAAGTTGATCGCTTTGGACAAAGAGGGCGTAACGCATCGTTTTGTTTCGAGACTCAAAACGGGAATGCAACCCAAAAGCGTCCGCTTTATAGACAACACAAGACTTGCGATTCCTCTTTTGGAAGACGAAGGAATGGACGTTCTCGATATAAGCACGGGCGTAACGGTTCGACTCGCTCCTCCCGAAAAATACAAAAAGAAACTCGGCTTTGTGGAAACGATCGCGATCCCGGAACACAACGAACTCTGGGTGAGTCAGATGCAGGCCAACGCGGTTCACGTCTTCGATTTAAAAACTCTCGAATATAAAGCGACTGTGGATCTTACCGGAAAATGGTCCAAGATTCTTCTCTATGATCCGATCCGGGATCTCGTTTATTGTTCGAACTGGATCAGCGAAGACATTTCCGTGATCGACAGAAAAACGAAAACCGAAGTCCGCAAAACGGATAAGATCGGTTTACCGAGAGGACTTCTTCTTTCCAAGGACGGAAAGGATTTGTATATCGCTCAATTCTCCGCAAGCAATCAGGAATCCGGAGGAGGAAGACTCGGAATCTATTCTATGGAAAAGGAAAAGCTGATCGATACGATCGGTCCTCCCGGAAACAAACGTCATATCGTTCCCGGAAACACGGAAAATAAAATCTACGTTTCCGATATGTGTTGCAGTAAAATCGAAGTCTACGATCTCAAAGAAAAGAAAGTTCAAAAGACGATTCCCGTATTCGATAAACCGAATACGATCGCGTTGTCTCCCGACGGAAAATATCTCTACGTTTCCTGCAGAGGTCCGAACAATCCCACCGAAGGTTATCTCAAAAAAGGATTGGTGCTCGGAAGAGTTTACGTGATCGACACCGCGACCGACACCGTTAAAGAATTCTGGGAGGCGGGAAACCAACCCACCGGGCTCGACGTTTCCCCCGATAACCGCTACTTGGTGATCTCGGATTTTTTGGATCATCAAATACGAGTCTATCGCAGAGAAGGTTTTTAATTTCAAACCCGAGAACGTTTTTTTAGTAAAAAACTGTTGCATTTGGGATCTTAGTTAAAAACATGTCTCTTACCGGGCCTGTAGCTCAGCTGGTTAGAGCACACGCTTGATAAGCGTGGGGTCATGTGTTCAAATCACATCAGGCCCATCCGGTAACGACAAGGGGCTTTAGCTCAGCTGGGAGAGCATCTGATTTGCATTCAGAAGGTCGTCGGTTCGATCCCGACAAGCTCCATACCGAATCCTCCCTCGATTCGGTAAAAATTTTCCCCTCCTTTTTAAACTCCGCGGACCTTCTTTCTAAGAATTTCTCTTCGGTTTAATACATTCAATTTTTTGAATATATACGAATTGATTTCACGACCGTTTTTGGTTTCGTCCCATTCTCGGTTGTCAAACCCGTTTTCGACTTCGTTTTTAATTGTTCCGACAAAGTTTAACGTGATAAAATTCGTTGACTTCCAAAAAAGGGAGTTTCTTGAAATCGTTTTTTAACCCCGATCAACGTTTTGTGCAAAATCCAAAGGATATTAGAATTTTCTAAATTTTATCGAAAGCCTTCTCTTCCCTTCCGAAAAAGGATTTGTAACTTTTTAAACCCGAAAACCGAATTGAAACCGAAGAATCGATCCTGTAGAATCAAAGGATCCGGGATCGAAAATCGAATGCGAAATCGAGACCCGAAATAGGAAAAATCATGAGCATACAAATCCCGTTCGTTTCGCGTTACTTTTCCTGGCTTCACAACAACGCCCCCGAAGGCGCCGTTGAAATTTATCCGGAAGTTTCCGAAACCTACGAAAGTTCCGTTCCGGGGATTCGAGTCATCGGAGATCTTACCGGACTTCCTCTTTTGAAATTCGCCGTGGAAAGCGGAACCAAGGTAGTAAAAGAAATCGAAAGGGAGAATGGAAAACGCAATTCCAAAGACGAAACGAAAGATTCTTCCGTTTACGACGTCTTGATCGTGGGCGCGGGCCCGGCCGGAGTCTCCGCGGGAATCGAGTGTAAAAAACTAAATTACAATTTTATTATATTAGAAGCCAATGATCCGTTTCATACGGTGAAAAGTTACCCGAAAGCAAAGCCGATCTTTGCCGAACCGGAGGATCTAAAGATCGAATCGGAAATTCCGATTCAAAACGGAACCAAAGAAAGTCTTTTAAAAGATCTGCAGAACGCTCTTGCAAAATGGAAACTTCCGATTCAAACAAAAACGAACGTGATTCGTGTGCAAAAGGAGAATTTCGGTTTTACGATCTTCACCGAAAACGGCGGAACGTTTCGAACGAAAGAATTGATTCTCGCGTTGGGAAAAAGCGGAGACGCAAGAAACCTCCAAGTTCCCGGCGAAGAATTACCGAAAGTATTTCATCGTTTGATCGACCCGAAAGATTTTGAAAACGAAAAGGTGCTCGTAGTGGGCGGCGGAGATTCCGCAGTGGAAGCGGCGATCGCGATCAGTGATTATGCGGACTCGGTTCAACTTTCTTATCGCGGAAAAGAACTCGTTCGCCCCAAGTCGGATAACAAACAAAAGTTCGAAACCTTAGTCGAATCCGGAAAAATCGAATTCTTAAACGAAACCGTTTTGGAGGAAATTTCGAACCGGGAAGCTCGTTTGAAAAAAACCGATTCCGCAAATCGGGAAAAAGGTTCGCAGGACGTTCGAAACATTCAAAACACGAGCGTTCTCGTTCAAATCGGTTCAAGCGCGCCGATCGAATTTCTAAAAAGAATCGGCCTTCGGATTCAAAATCAAAAACGAATTTGGGATTGGATCGGATTTGCGGCGATGATTCTTTTTGCGAACGTGGTTTATTTCGGAAAGGCGTCCTTTTACGGAAATTCTTTCTACGCGTGGATCGCTTCGATTTCTCTGATCGGGTTTGCGATTCTCGGAACGGGGATCTTATTTCGTTTGTTGAAAAACAGAAAAGAGATCTTTTCAAACTCCTGGAATGTATTCAAAAATTCTTATATATTGTTCGCTTCGGTTTATTTTTGTTCGGTTTACGTGGGAAGCAAATACTTGGACTTTCACGTTTTCGGAAAACAACCCGGCTTTCATTATACGCTGTTGTATTCGCTCACCATTCTCACCTTCGGTTTAAGAAGAATGAAAGCGAGACCGACTCGTTATATCCGAACTCAAACCTGGACCTTGATCTTAATCCAGATTTTTCCGTTGTTTTTATTGCCGGAAATCATTCTTCCGTTTCTCGGTCAAAACGGTTTATTAGGAAATCCGAATGGGTTTTTATTGACTCAAGTGTTTCCGTACGGCGCGTATTGGAACGCGTACGGTTTTATTCTCGCTTGGCCCTTGAACATGGGAATCTTTTACAACACGGGAATCACTTCCTTTTGGCTGATCTACGGAATTCTACAAACCTTCGTCGTAATTCCGTTTTTAGTCTATCGTTTCGGCAAAGGCGCTTATTGCGGCTGGATTTGTTCCTGCGGCGGACTTGCGGAAACTCTCGGAGACGAAACAAGAACCAAAATGCCCCACGGAAAATTCGCCAATCGTTTGGAAAACGCAGGTCAGTGGATTCTTTTGTTCGCCACGATCATCACTCTTCTAAAGCTGAGCGAAATCTTTTTATCCTCTTGGCTCCCTTTCACGCACGTCTTGGGAAGTATCGGCGACGGGGGCAAAAAGATTTACGACGTGGTCGTAGACTTGTTGTTAGCGGGTGTCGTAGGCGTAGGCGCTTATTTCTTTTTGAGCGGTCGAGTTTGGTGCAGATTCTTCTGTCCTCTTTCCGCTCTGATGCATATATATGCAAGATTTAGCAAGTTCCGAATTTTCTCCGAAAAGAAACGTTGTATCTCCTGCAATATCTGCACCAAGGTCTGTCACCAAGGTATCGATGTCATGAGCTACGCGAACAAGGGGCTTCCGATGGACAACGTTCAGTGTGTTCGTTGTTCCGCTTGTGTAGTCAACTGTCCCACGAACGTTTTATCGTTCGGCGAAACGAAGTGAGGGTTTTAAAATCACTGATTCAAAAACTCGATCACTCTTTCCCTTTGAGCAGAATTGCTAGAACCGGAATGCCCTTGATTCGGAGTGACGAATAAGGGAACCTCGGGAACGTTCGGACATTCTTTTTTGAGCGTATTGTTCAATGCGACAACCCAGTTCTTAGAAAGCTCGAGACGATTCTTACCGAACGAACCGTCTTTTGGAATCGCGGGATCGACCGTATCCAACTCGCCGACGGTGACGCTGATCGGAGTTTTGCAAAAATTCTTAAACTCCAAAGAAACGTTTTCCGGAAAGTCCTTCTTCCTTTTAATACCGCTCGGAAAATTTCTTTCGCCATCGGGAAACGTATACCAACCCGGCGCCGATATAAACGCTCTTTGAACCTGAGGACCGTACATTAGAATATAACGATGTGTGAATTGAGCTCCGCCCGAATGGCCGTAAAAATAAAGACGATCGGTATTAAGTTCGTGTTCCGATTTTACTTTTTTAAGGATCTCGCGAAGAAACAAATCCCCTCTTTGATCTCCGTTGATCACCGTGGCGTAATCGTCCCAGAGTTCTTTTTTAAAAATCGGAATGACCATCGGAACGTTCAGTTTATCGGCGATCGGTTTTCCGAAACGAAGATAATTGTCCCAATCATAAGCCTTGCTGTGAACGATCACAAGAACGCCCTTGTTCTTATCGTAATCCTTAGGATAATATTCCAGATATTCAAGACTTGGAATTGCTTGGACCGAAACGGTAAGAATCCAAATCGACAAAACGAGAACGTAACGAGCGGATTTTTTTTTCCAATCGATCTTATTGTTGAATCGTTCCGGCATAACTACGCACCCTCTCAAAAAATTTCGGATCGTCTAAAACGGCCGCAAACTCGTCGAATTCATTCTTTAAATTTTCGTATAAGTCGCCCGTGAAATAATTGTTAGCGATCCCTTTTAGGACGGATAACAGATTCAAATCCCACTGTGAAAGTTTGGAAGCGACTTGAACCGCGTGTTCCAAAACGTTTTCCTTCTCATAGATTTCGTCCACGATTCCCAAACTTAAGGCTTGTGAAGAACGGATCGGATCTCCCTTTAACGTAAGACTCAACGCCTTGGAAGGACCGACTTTTCTTGCAAGAGTTGTGATGAGAGGAGGACCTCCGAAACGAATTTCGGGACGAAACAAAATCGCCTTCTTTTCGGAAACGATATAATCGCCGCAAAGAGCGAGATCAAAGCCGCCCGCCGAAGCAAAACCCTTCAGAACCGTGACTACCGGTTTCGGAAATCCGTAGAGTGCATAATGATATTCTAATATTCTATGACGAAAGGATTCCATATCGGTTCGAACGACCTCTCCCAGATCGTAACCGCTTGAAAAATGTTTACCGGAAGAATGGAGAACGATCGCCTTTACGGAATCGTCTTTGGCGCTTGAGTTGAATACGGTCTCAAGTTCGTCCCGGATCTTAACGTTCAACGCGTTGGATTTTTCGGGACGATTGAGGGTTACGATCAGAATCGTTTCCCTTAACTCCGTAACGAGACATTCATACTTCATGCTTCGATCCTTTCCAGCTCGAATGAAAAACGCGCACGATCCTAACCTCGGGCGCGTCTTATGCAAGAAGAATTTATCGCCGAAGCGGATTCATTCGTTCCAATTCGGAAAATGAGAAAGGGATTCCTGCGCGATCGAATCATGAGAAGGAATCAAATGAATCTCCGGTTTTTTAGAAACGAGTTTATGAACGCGACTCAATTCTTTTCCGAGCTCTTCCGGATGAGCGTCCGCGATTCTCCTGGAAAGTCTCGGTTTGTGCGCGGGAATCAAAAAACCTTCCTTGGACCAGGAAATATCTCCCGTAAAGAAATATCTTTTTTCCTTCGATAGATTGACGAACAACCCGATCGAACCTCCTCCGTGTCCTTCCATCGGAACGAAAACGATACTACCGTCGCCGAATAGATCCAAACTTTTCGAATACGATTCGTAGGGAACGTCGTCGAAAGAAATATTCTCCCAAAGAATCCGATCACCGTCGAACTGCCTTTGAATGTATCCGTGTCTTGAGTCGGACTTGATCGCGGCGTCTCGTTCTTCTTTTGTGGTTATAATTTTCGCCCAAGGAAAATCCTTGATGCCGCTCGCGTGATCCCAGTGCATATGGGAAAGATAAACTTTGCCGATCTGTTTCGGATCGTAACCCGCTTTTTGTAAAACCTCAATTGCAGGAACATGATCCGTATAAGCCATCAGAATTTTTAGATGAATCGGCTTTAACGCGAATTGTTCCCGGATATCGGTTCCGAGTCCCGTATCAAACAAGAACTTTCCCTTCGGATGTTCCACAAGCAGAGCGGAATGCGCGACGATTCTTTTTTTGAGAAGATTTCCTCCCTCGAACAAAAAAGCCTCCGAGGTTCCCGCGTTTGCGGTTCGAATCAACGTAAAACGAACGCCCGGATTTCGAAAATTCGAAAGACGCGGCTCTGCAACTTCCACATCATTCTGAATCTCTAATTTAGGATATCCTAATGAATATACCAATCCGATCGATAAAACTCCCAACACACCCAATGTGATCCACGGATATTTCATAAATTCTTTTCCCCTTGTTGCACTAAAATTTTCGCGGTTTTGGAAGCGGATCGCAAAGGTTCCGGATCTTGACGGGTTCTGGAAAGAAGAATCGCGCCTTCCAAAAGACAAAGAATCGAAGTGGATAACACTGCCGCCTCTTTCTTATCCCAGCCCTTACCGATAAAAAAAGTTTCCAGTCCTTGATTCCATTCTCCAAAAATATTTCTGCAGGCTTCGTTGACCGGGTTTCCTTTGGAAACCGTTTCGGATGCCGTTGTTGCGACGGGGCAACCTTGGCTGTAATCGGTTCCAACGAGTTTGTTCTCCAATGCCTTGAAGATGGAAACGATCGCACTCGAAGCGGATCGGGAAGACGACAACAAAGAGCCCAACATCGCACCCATCGCTCTTCCCGAAGTTGTGATCGCTTCCGCCGCGAGATCTTCCTTTCCGCCCGGAAAATGAAAATAGATCGAACCCTTCGGGGAACCGGAGGATTCAACGATGTCGTTCAACCCGGTTCCGTTATAACCTTTTGTTTCCAAGGAGAATGCCATGGCGCGAACCATTTTCTCCTTCGACGTAGCTCCTTTTTCACCCATAGGCCTCAGGGACACGATATAAATAGACCGGTCAACATATTTTTTGCATCTCGATTTGAAATTTTTTGCAATCAAATCCGCTCAAAAAACGATCTTCGGGGGAAGTTCCAAAAAGGAAGAATATCTTTCAGCGGCTTCGACGATTCCGTCTTTGATCTTTCCGTTCGGTTTGACAAACGGTGAAATCTCGATCAGTATATGATCTTTTTTGAATGTTCTTTTCCAGGTTCCGATCACCTTTCCCGCGACCACGATCGTAGCGCTGAAAACTCCGTTGGCGGGAATCATTCGTTTTTGATAAGCGACATCGATCGAAGCTCCTCGATCCGTATATCCGAGTAAGAATTCGTCGAAACCGGGTAAAAGATAAACGTCGTCTTTTGTGGAATTGTCCAAAGCGGAGTCTTGCAGATTCTTCGGCATCCAATACGTTTTCTCTTCGACTACTTCGCTTTTCAACCTGGATGAAACGCCGTCCAAGGCTTTCTTCGCGTCGCTTGCGCTTAAACCCGACCACCAGATAAAGTCAAAGATCGTAGCAGGTCCTCTGCTTCGGAAGAATCGCATCGCCAATTCGTTTAAGGCTTCTTCGTCGGTTTTCGTTTCGGCTTTCGTTTTAACGAGCCATTCGTCGAACAAAACGTAAGTGAATTCCTTTTCTCTTCTTTCGCCGAAACAAAGAATCTGATCCAAACCCGCTCTCTGAAGAATAAAGGACAAACGATTTTTGGTCGCGTCGATTCCCGCTTTGGAAAACAGATCGGTCAATTCTTCCCGAGTCAGACTTTTGTTTCCCTTTAATTCTTGGATCATCAATCGATTGCATTTTTTGAATAGGGAAGAATCGAGTTCCAACTCCTGGTATCGTTTCGCGTTGTTACGAACGAGCTTCGGACCGAGCAACTCCAACATCCATCGTAAGTCTTTGGCTTCCGTGAAATGCAACGTGCCCCGCAAGGGCCAGGAACGAACGATTCTTTTTTGGGAAATCGCCTTTTCGATTTCATCGTCTCTGGAATTTGTTAAGCGAAGTCCGATCGACCACTTCGATCCGAAATAATCCTGACCTTGTATCGCTCCGAGCCATGCGACCACCTCGGCGGGATTTTTATTTTCGATCTTGGAAATCCGATGAGAGAATAATCTGAGTGCGGCGATCTCCGAAAGTTTCAAATCGATTCTCCCTTTTTAATTAAGAAGACTGGCAAACGTATCCTGATCGGAAAATTCCAAGATCGCCTTGGATCCGGTTCCGTTCGATTCGAAACGAAAGGTCCCCTTCAACTGTTGAACCATCACGGAAATCAAAGTGAACCCCGCCGTTTTCGGTTGCGACCAAGTGGAATTTTTCGCGATCCCCGGGCCCGTATCCGCAACGGTCAACGTATAACGATTTTCGGAGAATTTCAACTCAACAAGTATTATGGATTCCTTATGTTTTGGGGAAGA from Leptospira kmetyi serovar Malaysia str. Bejo-Iso9 harbors:
- a CDS encoding SMP-30/gluconolactonase/LRE family protein; the encoded protein is MNRNRILAVVFILILFGIVFYIVKPSPIDPLVYLPPEPPAMEGVYAPNTFLSEAELIGLGKLQGPEDMEVDDLGNVFASCENGKVIHISPEGNVKAHAATTGRPLGSKLLPDGRLIVADADKGLLQIGTKGEVKVLTTEAEGIPFRFTDDLDVAKDGTVYFSDASDKYGSQEYLYDLMEARPRGRLLKYDPSTGKTTVLLKELYFANGVALSKNEDFVLVNETYRYRIRRYWLKGPKAGENDFFIDNLPGFPDNISADGNGTFYLALFTVRNSLMDNVLHPRPALKSFIAKLPKFLWPKAQPYGFVLLLDENGTPLRSFQEPTGKHLKAITSVKYKNGFLYLGSLHNDRIGKFKFDPSSLNAGTLENSKPIE
- a CDS encoding Crp/Fnr family transcriptional regulator; the protein is MVHRLGVEFKESDIIFEENQEAEVMYLIVRGKVGIHKKVKEAYKLLVELKEGDMFGEMALIDKTPRSARAVARTDVSLIAINEGAFFNLIQTNPGFSMKIVKILSSRLRETNKTIASLLKADKKNLVTSALISFSQTNGQKDGNNYRIHLSHFIKWAILRVGLEHQDLVSSISLLVKDKMVEQRKEDPSTLIIRESLFKYTVDA
- a CDS encoding acyltransferase family protein, whose amino-acid sequence is MSLTKPTLTKNRKRLFYLDNLRSFALLLGLVFHVAIVYAAEIKYPLRNEERSEFFDVFGEWVHIFRMPLFFFLSGYFTEAIFRAKALKDFLRMRIFRIFIPTVIGILLFAPMQSYISILQSGEKMSYLDFYFRIFLNGNIRPSHLWFLYFLILFTVLHILIRGVTLPLTVLLKKDPSQKGFAQEWKTILVFTSISFVGTCLINFYFMKDDSWFAIEPVNFVYNYTFFLCGSLLISKENLLLEPQSDRFWIWAPLALVAFAAFYEISRIDPFWSYFGYTGNWRRILHILAKCATGWLMIRLLIGLFQKFCDFKNDQTEYMRTASLPIYLVHHPVSLLVGYFVVHTSLSLAAKFSLHLLLVFGITFAIYHFLIRPFHWVNLILGNQTQPKKNPST
- a CDS encoding YncE family protein; the encoded protein is MNSNLKKNFLKPNAAFLIPIFLFLVCCESGNSSLISSPANREKSGSAIVKFSIQPYKGTVIKSGEEILPFKVLETDKNIALVEVDAPVYKDGKGIELKFSSPGFQNSSYRAKSTEELNEKLIALDKEGVTHRFVSRLKTGMQPKSVRFIDNTRLAIPLLEDEGMDVLDISTGVTVRLAPPEKYKKKLGFVETIAIPEHNELWVSQMQANAVHVFDLKTLEYKATVDLTGKWSKILLYDPIRDLVYCSNWISEDISVIDRKTKTEVRKTDKIGLPRGLLLSKDGKDLYIAQFSASNQESGGGRLGIYSMEKEKLIDTIGPPGNKRHIVPGNTENKIYVSDMCCSKIEVYDLKEKKVQKTIPVFDKPNTIALSPDGKYLYVSCRGPNNPTEGYLKKGLVLGRVYVIDTATDTVKEFWEAGNQPTGLDVSPDNRYLVISDFLDHQIRVYRREGF
- a CDS encoding NAD(P)-binding domain-containing protein, which encodes MSIQIPFVSRYFSWLHNNAPEGAVEIYPEVSETYESSVPGIRVIGDLTGLPLLKFAVESGTKVVKEIERENGKRNSKDETKDSSVYDVLIVGAGPAGVSAGIECKKLNYNFIILEANDPFHTVKSYPKAKPIFAEPEDLKIESEIPIQNGTKESLLKDLQNALAKWKLPIQTKTNVIRVQKENFGFTIFTENGGTFRTKELILALGKSGDARNLQVPGEELPKVFHRLIDPKDFENEKVLVVGGGDSAVEAAIAISDYADSVQLSYRGKELVRPKSDNKQKFETLVESGKIEFLNETVLEEISNREARLKKTDSANREKGSQDVRNIQNTSVLVQIGSSAPIEFLKRIGLRIQNQKRIWDWIGFAAMILFANVVYFGKASFYGNSFYAWIASISLIGFAILGTGILFRLLKNRKEIFSNSWNVFKNSYILFASVYFCSVYVGSKYLDFHVFGKQPGFHYTLLYSLTILTFGLRRMKARPTRYIRTQTWTLILIQIFPLFLLPEIILPFLGQNGLLGNPNGFLLTQVFPYGAYWNAYGFILAWPLNMGIFYNTGITSFWLIYGILQTFVVIPFLVYRFGKGAYCGWICSCGGLAETLGDETRTKMPHGKFANRLENAGQWILLFATIITLLKLSEIFLSSWLPFTHVLGSIGDGGKKIYDVVVDLLLAGVVGVGAYFFLSGRVWCRFFCPLSALMHIYARFSKFRIFSEKKRCISCNICTKVCHQGIDVMSYANKGLPMDNVQCVRCSACVVNCPTNVLSFGETK
- a CDS encoding enoyl-CoA hydratase/isomerase family protein encodes the protein MKYECLVTELRETILIVTLNRPEKSNALNVKIRDELETVFNSSAKDDSVKAIVLHSSGKHFSSGYDLGEVVRTDMESFRHRILEYHYALYGFPKPVVTVLKGFASAGGFDLALCGDYIVSEKKAILFRPEIRFGGPPLITTLARKVGPSKALSLTLKGDPIRSSQALSLGIVDEIYEKENVLEHAVQVASKLSQWDLNLLSVLKGIANNYFTGDLYENLKNEFDEFAAVLDDPKFFERVRSYAGTIQQ
- a CDS encoding MBL fold metallo-hydrolase; this encodes MKYPWITLGVLGVLSIGLVYSLGYPKLEIQNDVEVAEPRLSNFRNPGVRFTLIRTANAGTSEAFLFEGGNLLKKRIVAHSALLVEHPKGKFLFDTGLGTDIREQFALKPIHLKILMAYTDHVPAIEVLQKAGYDPKQIGKVYLSHMHWDHASGIKDFPWAKIITTKEERDAAIKSDSRHGYIQRQFDGDRILWENISFDDVPYESYSKSLDLFGDGSIVFVPMEGHGGGSIGLFVNLSKEKRYFFTGDISWSKEGFLIPAHKPRLSRRIADAHPEELGKELSRVHKLVSKKPEIHLIPSHDSIAQESLSHFPNWNE
- a CDS encoding TetR/AcrR family transcriptional regulator, translating into MAFSLETKGYNGTGLNDIVESSGSPKGSIYFHFPGGKEDLAAEAITTSGRAMGAMLGSLLSSSRSASSAIVSIFKALENKLVGTDYSQGCPVATTASETVSKGNPVNEACRNIFGEWNQGLETFFIGKGWDKKEAAVLSTSILCLLEGAILLSRTRQDPEPLRSASKTAKILVQQGEKNL
- a CDS encoding winged helix DNA-binding domain-containing protein, which encodes MKLSEIAALRLFSHRISKIENKNPAEVVAWLGAIQGQDYFGSKWSIGLRLTNSRDDEIEKAISQKRIVRSWPLRGTLHFTEAKDLRWMLELLGPKLVRNNAKRYQELELDSSLFKKCNRLMIQELKGNKSLTREELTDLFSKAGIDATKNRLSFILQRAGLDQILCFGERREKEFTYVLFDEWLVKTKAETKTDEEALNELAMRFFRSRGPATIFDFIWWSGLSASDAKKALDGVSSRLKSEVVEEKTYWMPKNLQDSALDNSTKDDVYLLPGFDEFLLGYTDRGASIDVAYQKRMIPANGVFSATIVVAGKVIGTWKRTFKKDHILIEISPFVKPNGKIKDGIVEAAERYSSFLELPPKIVF